Proteins encoded together in one Streptomyces umbrinus window:
- a CDS encoding ATP-binding protein, protein MKRQARGGGPVVSGAFSAKTVQTTTTAGDTADGTTDQHGVPQLRLRLGRCDLRAVPQVRRALRDLLAHWGRPGRSEIAELLTSELVTNALVHTTHDALLTATVGPRGLRVEVRDFVGRRPRLRVPNADDGTHGRGLILVQSLADAWGVRIHGVGKVVWFELDGGVA, encoded by the coding sequence ATGAAGAGGCAGGCACGAGGAGGCGGTCCCGTTGTATCCGGGGCCTTCTCGGCGAAGACGGTACAGACGACCACGACGGCGGGGGACACAGCGGACGGAACGACCGACCAGCACGGCGTTCCGCAACTCAGGCTCAGGCTCGGGCGCTGCGACCTCCGGGCGGTGCCTCAGGTCCGCAGGGCGCTGCGGGACCTGCTCGCCCACTGGGGGCGGCCCGGCCGATCCGAGATAGCGGAGTTACTGACCAGCGAACTCGTCACCAACGCCCTCGTCCACACCACCCATGACGCGCTGCTGACAGCCACCGTCGGCCCGCGCGGACTCCGGGTGGAGGTGAGGGACTTCGTGGGACGCAGGCCGAGACTGCGGGTACCGAACGCCGACGACGGTACGCACGGCAGAGGCCTGATCCTGGTGCAGTCCCTCGCGGACGCGTGGGGCGTCCGGATCCATGGCGTGGGGAAGGTGGTGTGGTTCGAGCTGGACGGGGGAGTGGCGTGA
- a CDS encoding serine/threonine-protein kinase, with the protein MTPRTGPSAHLPVGFRIDGWELGAPIGSGAWGTVHEARSVADDTPVAVKVLRTDALAPGQRAALGELVQREVRFSREADHPNLVRTHAVCTVEAPDHPDLDGAIALVMDRAERSLQDVLDATEAGRPVPDADRVLRSVAAGLAHMHGAGWVHGDLKPANILLSADGDVWLADFGVAAELEGTHAHMPPLGTLDHLPPEWWSQRTDSRGTVVRTTADIWAFGVLAHQVLTGGLHPFPGATARARSLAAQAYARGTAPLRLDADIEESRRRLIADCLSPDHATRLQYTADVLKARVDELSGAPRRRRRLVPVVAAVLAGAAAVTGALMLRDDGGADDKGGPGTSATATGSTVAVAAGEIPPDSDVPKALRPVIVKAAHRCTDKEITPIVLAAMLKAESGFDAKAARPASEEFGIAMWTPSVFRAWAVDGDGDGDKDHMSPPDAISTMSLYVCWLDQRFKEAGLPEKDLVKLVVAGYRTSDRTIIEERGVPERVRPHVDKVMRYLADYER; encoded by the coding sequence TTGACCCCCCGCACAGGCCCCTCAGCACACCTCCCTGTCGGCTTCCGCATCGACGGCTGGGAGCTCGGCGCGCCCATCGGATCCGGCGCCTGGGGCACCGTCCACGAGGCCCGTTCCGTCGCCGACGACACCCCGGTCGCGGTGAAGGTGCTGCGCACCGACGCCCTGGCTCCTGGACAGCGGGCCGCCCTCGGTGAACTCGTCCAGCGCGAAGTGCGGTTCAGCCGGGAGGCGGACCACCCGAACCTCGTACGGACCCATGCCGTGTGCACCGTCGAGGCGCCCGATCATCCCGATCTGGACGGTGCGATCGCCCTGGTCATGGACCGGGCCGAGCGCAGCCTCCAGGACGTGCTCGACGCCACCGAGGCCGGTCGGCCGGTCCCCGACGCGGATCGCGTCCTGCGTTCGGTGGCCGCCGGTCTCGCGCACATGCACGGCGCCGGATGGGTGCACGGCGATCTGAAACCGGCCAACATCCTGTTGAGCGCGGACGGCGACGTGTGGCTCGCCGACTTCGGGGTCGCCGCGGAACTGGAGGGCACCCACGCCCACATGCCGCCGCTCGGCACCCTCGACCATCTGCCGCCCGAGTGGTGGTCGCAGCGCACCGACTCGCGGGGCACGGTCGTCCGGACGACCGCCGACATCTGGGCCTTCGGCGTCCTCGCCCACCAGGTGCTCACGGGCGGGCTGCACCCGTTCCCGGGGGCCACGGCCAGGGCCCGCTCCCTCGCCGCCCAGGCCTACGCGCGCGGGACCGCACCACTGCGCCTGGACGCCGACATCGAGGAGAGCAGACGTCGGCTGATCGCCGACTGTCTGTCGCCGGACCACGCCACGCGTCTCCAGTACACCGCCGACGTCCTCAAGGCCCGTGTCGACGAACTCTCCGGCGCGCCCCGCCGTCGCCGGCGGCTGGTGCCGGTCGTCGCGGCCGTCCTGGCGGGCGCCGCCGCCGTGACCGGTGCGCTCATGCTGCGGGACGACGGCGGTGCCGACGACAAGGGTGGCCCCGGCACGTCCGCCACGGCCACCGGCAGTACGGTCGCGGTGGCCGCGGGGGAGATCCCGCCGGACTCGGACGTGCCCAAGGCACTGCGCCCGGTCATCGTGAAGGCCGCACACCGCTGTACCGACAAGGAGATCACCCCCATCGTGCTCGCCGCCATGCTCAAGGCGGAGAGCGGGTTCGACGCCAAGGCGGCCCGCCCGGCCTCCGAGGAGTTCGGCATCGCGATGTGGACGCCCTCGGTGTTCCGGGCCTGGGCCGTGGACGGGGACGGCGACGGCGACAAGGACCACATGTCGCCGCCCGACGCGATCTCGACGATGAGCCTGTACGTGTGCTGGCTCGACCAGCGTTTCAAGGAGGCCGGGCTGCCGGAGAAGGACCTCGTCAAGCTCGTCGTGGCCGGCTACCGCACGAGCGACCGCACGATCATCGAGGAGCGTGGTGTCCCGGAGCGCGTACGGCCGCACGTGGACAAGGTGATGCGCTATCTCGCCGACTACGAGCGGTGA
- a CDS encoding serine/threonine protein kinase has protein sequence METIIVQLPGPSWADGEHDRREGGSGPGLLHLGPGDMADFGRGGSGAADLSVVLADPGVSRRAGRLEAAEDYWRLSNFSRTAGYVVENLEGAGEYITVAPGRLGAPVPFEFSRVVLPALNRTVDFKVFAPQHAYLDERSVPGAGDQTVNPFALDQTSKYFLVLVALCEPRLREPSDTTLPGAGEIAERLRPLDSCRDLSRSAVNYHIDYLSFAKLRLDQGDMDGEQGGRTGAKRARLAASALRFGLVREEHLALLPRRTASRRPVQEAPA, from the coding sequence GTGGAAACGATCATTGTCCAATTACCGGGTCCGTCGTGGGCGGACGGCGAGCACGACCGACGCGAAGGCGGATCCGGACCCGGACTGCTGCACCTGGGGCCCGGCGACATGGCCGACTTCGGGCGCGGCGGGTCGGGGGCCGCTGACCTGTCGGTCGTCCTGGCCGACCCGGGCGTCTCACGGCGCGCCGGACGGCTGGAAGCCGCCGAGGACTACTGGCGGCTGTCCAACTTCAGCCGGACCGCCGGTTATGTGGTGGAGAACCTGGAGGGCGCTGGCGAGTACATCACGGTGGCCCCCGGCCGCCTCGGCGCGCCGGTCCCCTTCGAGTTCTCCCGTGTCGTGCTGCCCGCACTGAACCGAACCGTCGACTTCAAGGTGTTCGCTCCGCAGCACGCCTACCTCGACGAGCGTTCCGTGCCCGGCGCCGGTGACCAGACCGTCAACCCCTTCGCCCTCGACCAGACGTCGAAGTACTTCCTCGTCCTGGTGGCGCTGTGCGAGCCGCGGTTGCGCGAGCCCTCGGACACGACGCTCCCCGGCGCGGGGGAGATCGCGGAACGCCTGCGTCCGCTGGACTCCTGCCGCGATCTGTCCCGCTCGGCGGTCAACTACCACATCGACTACCTGTCCTTCGCGAAACTGCGCCTGGACCAGGGAGACATGGACGGGGAGCAGGGCGGCCGCACCGGTGCCAAGCGCGCCCGACTGGCGGCGTCGGCGCTCCGCTTCGGCCTCGTACGCGAGGAGCACCTCGCCCTGCTCCCGCGCCGTACGGCGAGCCGCCGCCCCGTACAGGAAGCTCCCGCGTGA
- a CDS encoding helix-turn-helix domain-containing protein, producing MSTRDDDVEEFAALLRRLKARTDRSYGALARRVNMNTSTLHRYCAGDAVPLDFAPVERFAALCGATPAERLELHRLWIQAVAARQRPRGSGAPGAQESPEPEPTPDLDPAPTPAPAPVTDAAGTGPEGSDGPERVGGPEGSHGPEGSDESESGSSGAAEPDPVSSVPTVSSSSGGSGPRPRRAWYRRRVAVTAAVVTVLLVTLGSLSALSDDRRSDDASRNVGPSEGPTSTATGDARDRRSTSPSPKSSGPSSSSPSAGGKGKASTPPGKDGEPSANAGRPKGSGTTGLPLTWTANSHGWTFDCGHEYVVDRKPEQVPPPPVTQDAARWAASQNAVHGRETIVKISVQGKSSTAVVLEALRVRVVGRSTQLRGAGYSMDEGCGGAVTPRSFAVDLDKDRPIARAVPGGDVDGAIPAMRMPYRVSAEDPEVLLVNARTDSCDCRWYLELDWSSQGRTGTIRIDDHGKPFRTSGVKGLPRYWYGSVGSDRQWVPRTD from the coding sequence GTGTCGACTCGGGACGACGACGTCGAGGAGTTCGCGGCACTGCTGAGGCGCTTGAAGGCGCGCACGGACCGCAGTTACGGCGCCCTCGCGCGCCGGGTGAACATGAACACCTCGACGCTGCACCGCTACTGCGCCGGTGACGCGGTGCCGCTCGACTTCGCACCCGTGGAGCGGTTCGCCGCACTGTGCGGGGCGACACCGGCCGAACGGCTCGAACTGCACCGCCTCTGGATCCAGGCGGTGGCGGCGCGACAGCGACCGCGGGGGTCGGGGGCGCCGGGGGCGCAGGAGAGTCCAGAGCCGGAGCCAACTCCGGATCTGGATCCAGCTCCAACTCCGGCTCCGGCTCCGGTCACCGACGCGGCGGGCACCGGGCCCGAGGGAAGCGACGGGCCAGAGCGAGTCGGCGGCCCCGAAGGAAGCCACGGGCCCGAAGGCAGCGACGAGTCGGAGTCAGGGTCTTCGGGAGCGGCGGAGCCCGACCCCGTATCGAGCGTGCCGACCGTTTCCAGTTCCTCCGGCGGCTCGGGTCCGCGCCCCCGCCGGGCCTGGTACCGGCGGCGGGTCGCGGTCACCGCCGCCGTGGTGACGGTGCTGCTGGTCACGCTGGGCAGCCTGTCCGCGCTGTCGGACGACCGTCGGTCCGACGACGCCTCCCGGAACGTCGGCCCGAGCGAGGGCCCGACCTCGACGGCCACGGGCGACGCACGTGACCGCCGGTCCACGAGCCCGTCGCCCAAGTCCTCCGGGCCGTCGTCGTCCTCGCCATCGGCCGGAGGCAAGGGAAAGGCGTCCACGCCACCCGGCAAGGACGGCGAGCCGTCGGCGAACGCCGGCCGGCCGAAGGGCTCCGGCACCACCGGCCTCCCGCTGACCTGGACCGCGAACTCGCACGGCTGGACGTTCGACTGCGGCCACGAGTACGTCGTCGACAGGAAGCCGGAACAGGTGCCACCGCCTCCGGTCACGCAGGACGCCGCACGGTGGGCGGCCAGCCAGAACGCGGTGCACGGGCGCGAGACGATCGTGAAGATCTCGGTGCAGGGAAAGTCGTCCACCGCCGTCGTCCTGGAGGCCCTCCGGGTACGGGTCGTCGGGCGCTCGACCCAACTGCGGGGTGCCGGCTACTCCATGGACGAGGGCTGCGGAGGCGCGGTCACCCCGCGCTCCTTCGCCGTCGACCTGGACAAGGACCGGCCCATCGCACGTGCGGTTCCGGGCGGTGACGTCGACGGGGCGATCCCCGCGATGCGTATGCCCTACCGGGTGTCCGCCGAGGACCCGGAGGTGCTGCTCGTCAACGCACGGACGGATTCCTGCGACTGCCGCTGGTACCTGGAACTCGACTGGTCGTCCCAGGGACGCACCGGCACGATCCGTATCGACGATCACGGCAAGCCGTTCCGCACCAGCGGCGTCAAGGGTCTCCCGCGCTACTGGTACGGCTCGGTCGGTTCGGACCGCCAGTGGGTCCCCCGCACCGACTGA
- a CDS encoding pyruvate dehydrogenase, translating into MAKQNVAEQFVDILVRAGVKRLYGVVGDSLNPVVDAIRRNSAIDWIHVRHEETAAFAAGAEAQITGRLAACAGSCGPGNLHLINGLYDAHRSMAPVLALASHIPSSEIGLGYFQETHPDQLFRECSQYSEMISNPKQMPRLLQTAIQHAVGQSGVSVVTLPGDIADQPAPDKPVETALVTSRPSVRPGDTEIDKLAAMIDEADKVTLFCGSGTAGAHAEVMQFAEKIKSPVGHALRGKEWIQYDNPYDVGMSGLLGYGAAYEATHECDLLILLGTDFPYNAFLPDDVKIAQIDVRPERLGRRSKLDLAVWGDVKETLRCLTPKVSPKSNRRFLDKMLKKHADALEGVVKAYTRKVEKHVPVHPEYVASVLDELADEDAVFTVDTGMCNVWAARYITPNGRRRIIGSFSHGSMANALPQAIGAQFTDRERQVVSMSGDGGFSMLMGDFLTLVQYDLPVKVVLFNNSSLGMVELEMLVAGLPSYGTSNKNPDFAAVARACGAYGVRVEKPKQLAGALKDAFRHKGPALVDIVTDPNALSIPPKISAEMVTGFALSASKMVLDGGVGRMVQMARSNLRNVPRP; encoded by the coding sequence ATGGCCAAGCAGAACGTCGCCGAGCAGTTCGTCGACATCCTCGTCCGCGCTGGCGTGAAACGCCTGTACGGAGTCGTGGGTGACAGCCTCAACCCGGTGGTCGACGCCATTCGGCGCAACTCGGCCATCGACTGGATCCACGTCCGCCACGAGGAGACGGCCGCCTTCGCGGCGGGCGCGGAGGCCCAGATCACGGGCCGGCTCGCCGCCTGCGCCGGCTCCTGCGGCCCGGGCAACCTCCACCTCATCAACGGCCTCTACGACGCCCACCGCTCCATGGCCCCGGTCCTCGCCCTCGCCTCGCACATCCCCTCCAGCGAGATCGGCCTCGGGTACTTCCAGGAGACCCATCCCGACCAGCTGTTCCGCGAGTGCAGCCAATACAGCGAGATGATCTCCAACCCGAAGCAGATGCCCCGGCTGCTCCAGACCGCCATCCAGCACGCGGTCGGACAGAGCGGCGTGAGTGTCGTGACGCTGCCGGGCGACATCGCGGACCAGCCCGCCCCCGACAAGCCCGTGGAGACCGCCCTCGTCACCTCACGCCCCAGCGTCCGCCCCGGCGACACCGAGATCGACAAGCTCGCCGCGATGATCGACGAGGCCGACAAGGTCACCCTGTTCTGCGGCAGCGGTACCGCGGGCGCGCACGCCGAGGTCATGCAGTTCGCCGAGAAGATCAAGTCCCCGGTGGGGCACGCCCTGCGCGGGAAGGAATGGATCCAGTACGACAACCCGTACGACGTCGGAATGAGCGGACTCCTCGGGTACGGCGCCGCCTACGAGGCCACCCACGAGTGCGACCTGCTGATCCTGCTGGGCACCGACTTCCCGTACAACGCCTTCCTGCCCGACGACGTCAAGATCGCCCAGATCGACGTACGGCCCGAACGCCTGGGCCGACGCTCGAAGTTGGACCTCGCGGTGTGGGGCGACGTGAAGGAGACCCTGCGCTGTCTCACCCCGAAGGTGAGCCCCAAGAGCAACCGCCGCTTCCTCGACAAGATGCTGAAGAAGCACGCCGACGCGCTCGAAGGCGTGGTGAAGGCGTACACGCGCAAGGTCGAGAAGCACGTTCCGGTCCACCCCGAGTACGTGGCCTCCGTGCTCGACGAACTCGCCGACGAGGACGCCGTGTTCACGGTCGACACCGGCATGTGCAACGTATGGGCGGCCCGCTACATCACTCCCAACGGCCGCCGCCGCATCATCGGGTCCTTCTCGCACGGCTCGATGGCGAACGCGCTGCCGCAGGCCATCGGCGCGCAGTTCACCGACCGGGAGCGCCAGGTCGTCTCGATGTCCGGCGACGGCGGATTCTCCATGCTGATGGGCGACTTCCTCACCCTCGTCCAGTACGACCTGCCGGTGAAGGTCGTCCTCTTCAACAACTCCTCCCTGGGCATGGTCGAGTTGGAGATGCTCGTCGCCGGACTTCCGTCGTACGGGACCTCCAACAAGAACCCCGACTTCGCCGCCGTCGCCCGCGCCTGCGGCGCCTATGGCGTGCGCGTCGAGAAGCCCAAGCAGCTTGCGGGCGCGCTGAAGGACGCCTTCAGGCACAAGGGCCCGGCGCTCGTCGACATCGTCACCGACCCCAACGCCCTGTCGATCCCGCCGAAGATCAGCGCGGAGATGGTGACCGGGTTCGCGCTGTCGGCGTCGAAGATGGTGCTGGACGGGGGAGTCGGCCGGATGGTGCAGATGGCCCGCTCCAACTTGCGCAACGTGCCGCGGCCGTAG
- a CDS encoding protein phosphatase 2C domain-containing protein — translation MSQQGEKPTGQEDDWWGQLYDDSTGDTGPAAAADSLDDRFASASDTVGAPDDAPPPTPFTGAGIPPPRTRTPAERRRRPGSGSEPPEPVSDAPADPGPTPDGHAVTGFGTGWPVAGWGPSERQPEATGGPAPAGPASGGPGVGGLPPGGSVPGRPAPGGPVPNGSSAAGPAGDGPPAAGPTAGPMAGGAPRGPWAGAPRGPAPGGEPETGGEAPRPGGPESDPLRRSGLRRQRAPWEAPLAEPPSPSSFPLGSQPPVFEPLPQLPPPEPEGPQSPVFQPQSPQPPGPDAAAPRRGTSTEAPGAGTPASRTPSDASSPPSDASPPPTGASPYAPPATLVDAPSGTPSDQAPAETPVQAPDLPTPVDYVGSGPPTYDAEPTALPPADADDLDDLVADTVLDGAAYGTSTLRAVSVRGDSARYRGEPRRDSLLTARFGVGDGALVLVAMATGARATPGAHRAAAEACQWIGRAVGRSHARLAEDIRAARRGDLKSGLHRLTDRSLGKLRASAAEQGIEPEEYTASLRCLLLPADPECRTRVFFGVGAGGLFRLRDGEWQDIEPHVADTRGEAVVGFGSLPHETPDGDRLTMDLGITTPPSPYEPAPEPPPRDPFRFRASVARPGDTLLLCTSGLAEPLRGEPALVEHLTSRWSDGDPPGLAAFLADTLVRVKGYADDRTAAAVWEA, via the coding sequence ATGAGCCAGCAGGGGGAGAAGCCCACCGGTCAAGAGGACGACTGGTGGGGGCAGCTGTACGACGACTCCACGGGGGACACGGGGCCCGCGGCCGCGGCCGACTCCCTCGACGACCGCTTCGCCTCGGCGTCGGACACCGTGGGCGCCCCGGACGACGCGCCCCCGCCCACGCCGTTCACGGGCGCCGGAATCCCGCCACCCCGCACCCGAACACCGGCCGAACGCCGCCGCCGTCCAGGCAGCGGCTCGGAACCGCCCGAGCCGGTGAGCGACGCCCCCGCTGACCCGGGACCCACGCCCGACGGCCACGCGGTCACCGGCTTCGGCACGGGCTGGCCGGTGGCCGGCTGGGGCCCGAGCGAACGCCAACCGGAAGCTACGGGCGGTCCGGCTCCTGCGGGGCCTGCGTCTGGCGGGCCCGGGGTCGGCGGGCTTCCGCCCGGCGGCTCTGTGCCGGGAAGGCCCGCACCAGGCGGGCCCGTGCCCAATGGCTCCTCAGCCGCTGGACCTGCGGGCGATGGGCCGCCTGCCGCCGGGCCCACCGCCGGGCCCATGGCCGGAGGTGCGCCTCGCGGACCGTGGGCAGGTGCTCCGCGCGGGCCCGCGCCCGGTGGCGAACCGGAGACCGGCGGAGAGGCACCCCGGCCCGGTGGGCCGGAGAGTGACCCGCTGCGGCGCAGCGGGCTTCGGCGGCAGCGGGCGCCCTGGGAGGCCCCGCTCGCCGAACCTCCGAGCCCGAGCTCCTTCCCACTGGGCTCCCAGCCGCCTGTATTCGAGCCGCTGCCTCAGCTACCGCCTCCCGAGCCTGAGGGCCCCCAGTCGCCTGTATTCCAGCCGCAGTCCCCCCAGCCGCCGGGGCCCGACGCGGCAGCGCCCCGCAGGGGTACGTCCACGGAGGCGCCCGGGGCAGGGACGCCCGCGTCACGGACACCCTCGGACGCGTCGTCGCCGCCCTCCGACGCATCACCGCCGCCCACCGGCGCCTCCCCGTACGCCCCGCCCGCCACCCTCGTCGACGCTCCGTCGGGCACCCCCTCCGACCAGGCACCCGCGGAGACGCCCGTACAAGCCCCCGACCTCCCCACCCCCGTCGACTACGTGGGCTCCGGACCGCCCACCTACGACGCCGAACCGACCGCTCTGCCTCCCGCCGACGCGGACGACCTCGACGATCTCGTGGCGGACACCGTGCTGGACGGGGCGGCGTACGGGACGTCCACGCTGCGGGCCGTGTCCGTGCGCGGGGACTCGGCGCGCTACCGGGGCGAACCGCGCCGGGACTCCCTGCTCACCGCCCGGTTCGGCGTCGGGGACGGCGCCCTCGTGCTGGTCGCGATGGCGACCGGGGCCCGCGCCACCCCCGGCGCGCACCGGGCCGCCGCCGAGGCGTGCCAGTGGATCGGGCGGGCCGTCGGCCGCAGCCACGCACGCCTGGCCGAGGACATCCGGGCCGCCCGCCGAGGCGACCTCAAGTCGGGACTGCACCGGCTCACCGACCGCAGCCTCGGCAAACTGCGGGCCAGCGCCGCCGAGCAGGGCATCGAACCGGAGGAGTACACCGCGAGCCTGCGCTGCCTGCTCCTCCCCGCCGACCCCGAGTGCCGCACGCGCGTCTTCTTCGGCGTCGGGGCGGGCGGCCTCTTCCGGCTGCGCGACGGCGAGTGGCAGGACATCGAGCCGCACGTCGCCGACACAAGGGGCGAGGCCGTCGTCGGCTTCGGATCGCTCCCGCACGAGACTCCCGACGGCGACCGGCTCACCATGGACCTCGGCATCACCACGCCCCCGAGCCCGTACGAACCCGCCCCCGAACCGCCGCCCCGCGACCCGTTCCGTTTCCGTGCCTCCGTCGCCCGCCCGGGCGACACGCTCCTGCTGTGCACCAGCGGTCTCGCCGAACCCCTGCGCGGCGAACCCGCCCTGGTCGAGCACCTCACCTCCCGCTGGTCGGACGGTGATCCGCCCGGCCTCGCGGCGTTCCTCGCGGACACCCTGGTACGGGTCAAGGGATACGCCGACGACCGGACAGCCGCGGCCGTTTGGGAGGCGTAA
- a CDS encoding helix-turn-helix transcriptional regulator: MLGATGLAAIGLDETHESAYRALVSVGAADVPDLARRLTLGEHDTERALRRLERHGLAAQSSARPGRWVAAPPGVAIGALLTQRRHELDQAELAAALLAEEYRARAVEPAAHDLVEVVTGAAAVAQRFLQLQLGASEEVCALVTGNPVVVSGTDNDAEEQAADRGVRYRVVVERSVLHLPNGIAELSAALGRDEQVRVVETVPTKLVIADRALAMVPLTSRTLEPAALVVHASGLLESLSGLFEAVWRDALPLRLGAPDAVTEEERDGPDGTDLEILSLLLAGLTDASVAKQLDLGLRTVQRRVKRLMELTGVTTRLQLGWHTYEKGWVARERQD; the protein is encoded by the coding sequence ATGCTGGGAGCGACAGGTCTGGCAGCGATAGGGCTGGACGAGACACACGAGTCGGCCTACCGGGCACTGGTGTCCGTGGGCGCCGCCGACGTGCCCGATCTGGCGAGGCGGCTCACGCTCGGCGAGCACGACACCGAGCGCGCGCTGCGCCGGCTGGAGCGGCACGGTCTCGCCGCCCAGTCCTCGGCCCGGCCGGGCCGTTGGGTCGCGGCGCCACCCGGTGTCGCGATCGGCGCGCTGCTCACCCAGCGGCGCCACGAGCTGGACCAGGCGGAACTGGCGGCCGCGCTGCTCGCCGAGGAGTACCGCGCACGGGCCGTCGAGCCCGCCGCGCACGACCTGGTCGAGGTGGTGACCGGCGCGGCCGCGGTCGCCCAGCGGTTCCTGCAGCTCCAGCTCGGCGCGAGCGAGGAGGTGTGCGCCCTGGTCACCGGGAACCCGGTCGTCGTCTCCGGCACCGACAACGACGCGGAGGAGCAGGCAGCCGACCGCGGTGTCCGCTACCGCGTGGTCGTCGAGCGGTCGGTGCTGCACCTGCCGAACGGCATCGCCGAGCTGTCCGCCGCACTCGGCCGCGACGAGCAGGTACGGGTCGTGGAAACGGTACCGACCAAGCTGGTGATCGCCGATCGGGCCCTCGCCATGGTGCCGCTGACCTCGCGGACCCTGGAGCCCGCGGCCCTCGTCGTCCACGCGAGCGGGCTGCTGGAATCGCTGTCGGGCCTGTTCGAGGCGGTGTGGCGGGACGCGCTGCCGCTGCGTCTGGGCGCGCCCGACGCGGTCACGGAGGAGGAGCGGGACGGGCCGGACGGCACCGACCTGGAGATCCTCTCCCTGCTCCTCGCCGGACTGACCGACGCGAGCGTCGCCAAGCAGCTCGACCTCGGCCTGCGTACCGTGCAGCGCCGGGTGAAGCGGCTGATGGAGCTGACGGGCGTGACGACCAGGCTCCAGCTGGGCTGGCACACGTACGAGAAGGGCTGGGTGGCCCGGGAGCGACAGGACTGA
- a CDS encoding DUF456 domain-containing protein — MGAWELLLVGVVLLLGLSGVLVPGAPGSWLVWAAVLWWAFEDPQALSWAVLVGATAVLFLAQVIRWQLPPRRLRASGATPRMAAYAGVGALLGFFLLPVLGAIPGYLGGAYLAERLRLGGHGEAKASVRSVMRAGGTSVLVELFACLLIAGAWLGAVVWGS, encoded by the coding sequence ATGGGAGCGTGGGAACTCCTGCTGGTCGGGGTTGTGCTGCTGCTCGGCCTGAGCGGAGTGCTGGTACCCGGCGCGCCGGGGTCGTGGCTGGTGTGGGCCGCGGTCCTGTGGTGGGCGTTCGAGGATCCGCAGGCGCTCTCGTGGGCCGTGCTCGTGGGCGCCACGGCCGTCCTGTTCCTGGCCCAGGTGATCCGCTGGCAGCTGCCGCCGCGCCGGCTGCGCGCGAGCGGCGCCACCCCGCGCATGGCGGCGTACGCGGGCGTCGGGGCCCTGCTCGGCTTCTTCCTGCTGCCCGTACTGGGCGCGATACCCGGCTATCTCGGCGGCGCCTATCTCGCCGAACGGCTGCGGCTCGGCGGCCACGGGGAGGCGAAGGCATCGGTCCGCTCGGTGATGCGGGCGGGCGGGACCAGCGTGCTGGTGGAGCTGTTCGCCTGCCTGCTGATCGCGGGGGCGTGGCTGGGAGCTGTGGTCTGGGGATCGTGA